The sequence below is a genomic window from Brooklawnia cerclae.
GACAGTGACCGGGGCGAGACGAGGACCGAGGGACGACGCCGCGCTCCGGCCGTCGACGCCGCAGAGGGAGAAACCGGACGATCGGTGACCTGCATCGGCACCGACATCGAGCGCTTGGGACGCACCGGCGAGTTGCTGGCGGATTGCCGCTATCTGCTCACCGTCGCCATCGGCCGCAAACCGCAGGCGGTCCTGCTGCGTCACGGTATCGACACGCTCGAGACGGACGGCACCCTCGACGCTGTGATCCCGCAGCTCAACAAGTACGTCGTCGGCCGGTCGCACGCCCGCGCGGCCCGCGCCTGTTGTCCCGACGCCTGATACCCGAAGTTCGATCGAGGCACAGGGTCTGCTGCAGGGCCCGGTTGCTGCCTCCGCGCTTTGTCACACCCAAACCACATCACACGCAAGGAGAACTCCCATGAGTCAGCTGGTCACCACTCTCACCGACCTCATCGGCGACACGCCCCTGCTCGAGCTGAGCCGCTACGGCGCCCACCGAGGCCTGAACGCCAGAATCCTCGCCAAACTGGAGACCCGGAACCCGGTGGGCAGCGTCAAGGATCGGATCGCCTGGGCGATCATCCGCGACGCCGAGGAACGCGGCCTGTTGCATCCAGGGGGCGAGATCGTCGACGTCACCAGCGGGAACACCGGCATCGCACTCGGTGCGATCGCCGCCTCGAGGGGCTACACGTCCATTTTCTACGCCAGCGACAACATCAGCCCCGACAAGCTCGCGCTGCTCAGGGCTTTCGGTGCACGGATCGTCAAGGTGCCCAACACCTTCTTCCTCGACCCCGACGCCCTCGTACTGCTACGCACTCGCGCCCAGGAGGAGAACCCCGGGGCGTTCTTCGCCGACCAGTTGTCCAATCCGGTGAACCCGCGTTTTCACTACGAGACGACCGGGCC
It includes:
- a CDS encoding NifB/NifX family molybdenum-iron cluster-binding protein codes for the protein MEYRIAVASSDGIHIDQHFAEVSDFLVLVVDSDRGETRTEGRRRAPAVDAAEGETGRSVTCIGTDIERLGRTGELLADCRYLLTVAIGRKPQAVLLRHGIDTLETDGTLDAVIPQLNKYVVGRSHARAARACCPDA